Proteins from a single region of Nocardioides anomalus:
- a CDS encoding MATE family efflux transporter, with the protein MGAAFSAVSGIALVVIVTNGFSASLAGTLFAATSTFLILESFALLGTDTGLVKCLPAQLASGRAGDIRRTLVVSAVPVLGLALSLSVAVYAAAPAVAPHLTGDGAAAWMTTMLRALALVMPVAALHDLVMAATRGTGSMRPTVIVDNIGRLGLQAVAVLVVFLADGGPLALALAWSLPYAVGFLAGVAWLHRQLVRRTSSGLEAEHEATPWGSVAREFWTYTAPRAIARVTQTALKRSDIVLVAALASPAEAALYTAATRFIVVGQLFVQSVQQALSPQIAALFARGEVRAANSVYQAATLWSVIAAWPLYLVLAGFAPSVMGVFGGDYHVASDVVVILALTMLLATACGSVDAVLLMAGRSWVSLRNASVALAVNVALNLVLIPAQGIRGAAISWSAAIVVRNLLPLLIVRRQMGMWPVTTAAVRVAAVALACFGAADVVGVLTDLPRALDLGLVGLAAAVYLRVVWSWREALSLDTFASAVRRRSNQHRSDRPEVTRSEALGGQ; encoded by the coding sequence GTGGGTGCCGCCTTCAGCGCGGTCTCCGGCATCGCCCTCGTCGTCATCGTCACGAACGGGTTCAGCGCCTCGCTCGCCGGCACCTTGTTCGCCGCGACGTCGACCTTCCTCATCCTCGAGTCGTTCGCGCTGCTCGGCACCGACACCGGCCTGGTCAAGTGCCTTCCCGCACAGCTCGCGTCCGGACGCGCTGGCGACATCCGGCGAACCCTGGTCGTCTCAGCGGTGCCGGTGCTCGGGTTGGCGCTGAGTCTGTCCGTTGCGGTGTACGCCGCCGCTCCCGCCGTCGCACCGCACCTGACGGGTGACGGCGCCGCAGCGTGGATGACGACCATGCTGCGCGCCCTCGCGCTCGTCATGCCTGTCGCTGCCCTGCACGACCTCGTGATGGCCGCGACTCGCGGAACGGGTTCGATGCGCCCCACCGTGATCGTCGACAACATCGGCAGGCTCGGGCTCCAGGCGGTCGCCGTCCTGGTGGTCTTCCTGGCGGACGGGGGGCCGCTCGCGCTGGCGCTGGCATGGTCCCTGCCGTACGCCGTCGGGTTCCTCGCCGGCGTGGCCTGGCTCCACCGCCAGCTCGTCAGACGCACGAGCAGTGGCCTCGAGGCCGAGCACGAGGCGACGCCCTGGGGGTCGGTCGCCCGGGAGTTCTGGACCTACACCGCACCGCGAGCGATCGCTCGGGTGACTCAGACGGCCCTTAAGCGATCCGACATCGTCCTGGTCGCCGCCCTGGCCTCACCTGCCGAGGCAGCCCTCTACACCGCAGCGACTCGCTTCATCGTGGTGGGTCAGCTGTTCGTGCAGTCGGTCCAGCAGGCCTTGTCCCCCCAGATCGCCGCGCTCTTCGCACGGGGCGAGGTGCGTGCGGCCAACTCGGTCTACCAGGCGGCGACGCTGTGGAGCGTCATCGCCGCCTGGCCGCTCTACCTCGTGCTTGCAGGCTTCGCCCCTTCGGTCATGGGCGTCTTCGGAGGCGATTACCACGTCGCTTCGGACGTCGTGGTCATCCTCGCGTTGACCATGTTGTTGGCGACCGCATGCGGTTCGGTCGACGCAGTGCTGTTGATGGCGGGACGGAGCTGGGTGAGTCTGCGCAACGCGTCGGTTGCGCTCGCCGTCAACGTGGCACTGAACCTCGTCCTCATCCCCGCTCAAGGGATACGCGGAGCAGCGATCTCGTGGTCGGCGGCGATCGTCGTCCGCAACCTGTTGCCGTTGCTCATCGTGCGTCGACAGATGGGCATGTGGCCCGTGACCACCGCAGCGGTCAGGGTTGCCGCGGTCGCACTGGCCTGCTTCGGTGCCGCGGACGTCGTCGGAGTCCTGACGGACCTGCCCCGAGCGTTGGACCTCGGCCTCGTCGGGCTCGCGGCGGCGGTGTACCTGCGGGTGGTGTGGTCCTGGCGCGAGGCGTTGTCCCTCGACACCTTCGCCTCGGCGGTTCGTCGCCGCAGCAACCAGCACCGTTCGGACAGGCCCGAGGTGACCCGTTCCGAGGCCCTGGGTGGGCAGTGA